Below is a genomic region from Glaciihabitans sp. INWT7.
CGGTGAAACCGGCGACGTAGCCGACGACGGGCTTGGTGACGTGCGCCTTGATGTAGTCCGCGGCACGCTCCTCGGCGTCGCCGCCGATCTCACCGATCATGACGATCGCCTTGGTGTCGGGGTCCGCCTCGAACGCGGCGAGCGCGTCGATGTGAGTGGTGCCGATGATCGGGTCGCCGCCGATGCCGATGGCGGTCGAGAATCCGAGGTCGCGCAGCTCGTACATCATCTGGTACGTGAGCGTTCCCGACTTCGAGACGAGCCCGATCGGGCCCTTCCCGGTGATCGTTGCTGGCGTGATGCCCACGAGCGACTCGCCCGGGGTGATGATGCCGGGGCAGTTCGGTCCGATGATCCGGGTCTTGCCCGAGGCCTTCGCCGTGGCCCAGAACTCGGCCGAGTCCTGGATCGGGATGCCCTCGGTGATCACGACGACGAGCGGGATCTCGGCCTCGATGGCCTCGAGCACGGCGTCCTTGGCGAAGGCCGGGGGAACGAAGACGATGGAGACATCCGCTCCGGTCTTCTCGATGGCCTCGGTGACCGTGCCGAAGACGGGCAGTTCCACGTCGCCGTGGGTGACTGTCGTGCCGGCTTTGCGGGCGTTCACGCCCCCGACGACCTGCGTGCCAGCCTTCAGCATGAGGGCGGTGTGCTTGGTGCCCTCACCGCCGGTGATGCCCTGCACGATGACCTTGGAGTCCTTATTGAGGAAGATCGACATTTCTCTGTAGTCCCTTACTTCGAAGCCAGCTCGGCGGCCTTGGCGGCGCCGTCGTCCATGGTGTCGGCGAGCGACACGAGCGGGTGCGCGTATTCGGCGAGGATCGCGCGGCCCTCCTCGACCTTGTTGCCGTCGAGACGAACGACAAGGGGCTTGGATGCGGTGTCGCCCA
It encodes:
- the sucD gene encoding succinate--CoA ligase subunit alpha, which produces MSIFLNKDSKVIVQGITGGEGTKHTALMLKAGTQVVGGVNARKAGTTVTHGDVELPVFGTVTEAIEKTGADVSIVFVPPAFAKDAVLEAIEAEIPLVVVITEGIPIQDSAEFWATAKASGKTRIIGPNCPGIITPGESLVGITPATITGKGPIGLVSKSGTLTYQMMYELRDLGFSTAIGIGGDPIIGTTHIDALAAFEADPDTKAIVMIGEIGGDAEERAADYIKAHVTKPVVGYVAGFTAPEGKTMGHAGAIVSSGAGTAQGKKEALEAAGVKVGKTPSETATLMREVLASL